Proteins encoded together in one Pseudoalteromonas xiamenensis window:
- the cysZ gene encoding sulfate transporter CysZ, with amino-acid sequence MEYFFSGFSLITQKGLKRFVFIPLLINITLFGGSLFFLYDWLTQGFAYLNGLLPDWLSWLEWLMWPIAILVILFSYSMVFSVITNFIAAPFNGLLSEKVELHLTGQKINDDSLFDTLKDVPRMLGREWTKLWYYLPRAVGFFILLWILPIFGQILWILFTCWMYTVQYNDYPFDNHKINFNQMKQDLKSKQGLSYGFGFAVMLLTSIPLVNLIVMPVAVCGATRLWVENYRNQYR; translated from the coding sequence ATGGAATATTTTTTCTCGGGTTTCTCCCTGATCACGCAAAAAGGGTTGAAACGTTTTGTGTTCATTCCACTATTAATTAATATCACCCTATTCGGTGGTTCATTATTTTTCTTGTATGACTGGCTAACACAAGGTTTTGCCTATCTAAATGGTTTGCTACCTGACTGGCTGTCTTGGCTAGAGTGGCTCATGTGGCCTATTGCAATTTTGGTTATCCTCTTCTCATACAGCATGGTGTTTTCTGTAATAACCAATTTTATCGCCGCACCATTTAATGGCTTATTGTCAGAGAAAGTCGAGCTGCATTTGACGGGGCAGAAAATAAATGACGACAGTCTTTTTGATACCCTCAAAGACGTACCTCGGATGCTCGGGCGTGAATGGACAAAACTATGGTATTACTTACCACGCGCCGTTGGCTTCTTCATCCTATTATGGATTTTACCCATCTTTGGGCAAATTCTGTGGATCCTATTTACCTGTTGGATGTACACCGTCCAATATAATGATTACCCCTTTGATAATCACAAAATAAACTTCAATCAGATGAAACAAGACCTCAAATCTAAACAAGGCCTTTCTTATGGCTTTGGCTTTGCTGTAATGCTACTAACATCCATTCCACTGGTGAATTTAATTGTGATGCCTGTTGCGGTTTGTGGTGCGACCCGCTTATGGGTTGAGAACTACCGAAATCAATATAGATAA
- a CDS encoding hemolysin family protein: MSDLLAIAALIMLSALFAMSEIAIAASRKIKLKVLKDEGVPGAHAVLALQENPGAFFAMVQIALNAIAILGGILGEQALTDKITLWITEHYDGPWAKEVGFVISFFIITSTFILFADLLPKRIAMIVPEAVALKVVHLMNMVTFAFSPLVACFNGLTNFFIRLLGLPAERQDSVTAEEIVAMVDAGAESGSLQAQEYQLIGNVFELEGRTLPTIMTTREVIVYFDINDDSETITTKIMENPHNHFLVCDGGLDKLVGYVESKQILKQLLSGNKVQLNQTILEKELFYLPDTLTLTEALNAFRKAAIQFAVVINEYALVVGIVTVKDIMTSFMGDLAPHTWEEQIVVRDSNSWLVDGSTPIVDLCRTLGWEDAPDPGNYETVAGFLIFRLKRIPKRTDFIICNGFKFEAIDMEGMRVEQLLVTRTDLDDLNGNIP; the protein is encoded by the coding sequence ATGTCGGATCTTCTTGCTATAGCAGCACTTATCATGCTGAGTGCGCTGTTCGCGATGTCAGAAATCGCCATCGCAGCGTCGCGCAAAATCAAACTCAAAGTTTTGAAAGATGAGGGTGTGCCCGGCGCACATGCTGTACTTGCATTACAGGAGAATCCCGGCGCGTTTTTTGCGATGGTTCAAATTGCACTTAACGCTATTGCCATTTTAGGCGGGATCTTAGGCGAACAGGCACTTACGGATAAAATAACCCTTTGGATTACTGAACATTATGATGGTCCTTGGGCAAAGGAAGTGGGCTTTGTCATTTCGTTTTTCATTATTACCTCGACGTTTATTCTTTTTGCCGATTTGCTGCCAAAACGCATTGCGATGATAGTGCCAGAAGCGGTCGCACTGAAAGTTGTGCATCTGATGAATATGGTTACCTTTGCTTTTTCTCCGTTGGTTGCGTGCTTTAACGGTCTAACTAATTTTTTTATTCGTTTACTCGGATTACCTGCAGAAAGACAAGATTCGGTAACAGCAGAAGAGATTGTGGCTATGGTCGATGCTGGTGCTGAAAGTGGTTCTTTGCAGGCGCAAGAATATCAGTTGATTGGCAACGTATTTGAGTTAGAAGGACGTACTCTGCCAACGATTATGACGACACGAGAAGTGATAGTTTATTTTGATATCAATGACGATTCGGAAACAATTACGACGAAAATTATGGAAAATCCACATAACCACTTCCTCGTTTGTGATGGCGGTTTAGATAAGTTGGTGGGGTATGTTGAGTCCAAGCAAATTCTGAAACAGTTATTGTCTGGCAATAAAGTCCAGCTCAATCAAACCATATTAGAAAAAGAGCTTTTTTATTTACCAGACACGTTAACCCTGACCGAAGCGCTGAACGCCTTTAGAAAAGCAGCAATCCAGTTTGCTGTGGTGATTAACGAATATGCGCTGGTTGTCGGTATTGTTACCGTCAAAGACATCATGACTAGTTTTATGGGCGATTTAGCGCCCCACACATGGGAAGAACAGATCGTCGTACGTGATTCGAATAGCTGGCTGGTGGATGGGAGTACCCCAATAGTTGATTTATGTCGCACATTGGGCTGGGAAGATGCGCCGGATCCAGGTAACTACGAAACGGTTGCTGGTTTTCTAATCTTCCGTCTAAAACGTATTCCAAAGCGGACTGATTTCATTATTTGCAATGGTTTTAAGTTTGAAGCTATTGATATGGAAGGGATGCGAGTAGAACAGTTGCTGGTGACGCGCACCGATCTTGACGATCTTAATGGAAATATTCCTTAA
- a CDS encoding CBS domain-containing protein produces MSAYNAFAIQSVAEMPANLHIEPTTVSLDNLAIDAMHTLNVQAPHMLDVETSIDEALLILKRTHNRTSVVVDSYNNMLGLISKARLTSSYVLKAVAKTGLSRKDLTVGDLMISKANLKCVTDTSIKSARVVDVLKMLESEGHEHLLVVNAQSKTVIGYFDLIDMAKMVGRPLSQFKRAKSFTEIVDSLWHHNEI; encoded by the coding sequence ATGTCTGCATACAATGCATTTGCTATTCAAAGCGTGGCTGAAATGCCAGCAAATTTACACATTGAACCAACAACCGTTTCTCTAGATAACCTTGCGATTGATGCCATGCACACGCTCAATGTCCAAGCGCCGCATATGTTAGATGTCGAAACGAGTATCGATGAAGCACTTCTAATTTTAAAAAGAACCCATAATCGGACTAGCGTGGTCGTTGATAGTTACAACAACATGTTAGGTTTGATTTCAAAAGCTCGTTTGACAAGTAGCTATGTGTTAAAAGCCGTCGCGAAAACAGGATTGTCTCGCAAAGATTTGACGGTTGGCGATTTAATGATCTCAAAAGCAAACCTTAAATGTGTAACGGATACTTCAATAAAAAGCGCCCGTGTTGTCGACGTGCTGAAAATGCTCGAAAGTGAAGGGCACGAACATCTCCTTGTTGTTAACGCACAATCAAAAACTGTCATCGGGTATTTCGATTTAATCGACATGGCAAAAATGGTGGGTCGTCCTCTTTCTCAATTTAAACGCGCGAAGTCGTTTACCGAAATCGTCGATTCGTTATGGCACCATAACGAAATTTAA